A single region of the Lycium barbarum isolate Lr01 chromosome 2, ASM1917538v2, whole genome shotgun sequence genome encodes:
- the LOC132626603 gene encoding uncharacterized protein LOC132626603: MPPKKATAAQKKKGVVGETSRAQKGTRTLAQMMRDIASQPADSTTSSSSEESGAPVAATRGRGAATPLAPEAPTAAPPVPQPGADDGTLREAVQLLTRLVAGQARRRGRRDDDDDRRDSLRVREFLFCGPPEFFGSKPDEDPHDFIRGMRRSLDLVRASETESVELASHRLRDVAAHWFESWELSRGEGAAPATWDEFVAAFTRHFLPPELRRAQVDRFLHLQQRGRSVREYNLEFDSLARYAPAIVADMADRMHRYVMGLDRYLIDGCMAVALQTDMDIARLQAYALGMEDRHRDDYSSRDRDRRPPKRARSAGYSGDSRGRQPQPQQQSSWHSSQPAQSTPPQFSGRRFDSPGYLGAGQSSGVSGSRVDRSSGQTRPPRPQCSYCGRYHPGECYRATGACYSCGRQGHTVRECPYKGNLGGAAQPTGSVAGSSSPSIAMRPAGQGTSTSAGRGRGRGGAPSSSGPSNRIYALTSRQDPKALPNTDTGILMSFFEI; the protein is encoded by the coding sequence atgcctccgaaaaaggcgacggccgcccagaagaaaaagggcgtggtaggagagaccagtcgggctcagaagggtactcggacccttgctcagatgatgcgtgatattgcgtCCCAGCCAGCAGACTCTACTACgtcttcatcatcagaggagtctggagcaccaGTCGCTGCCACTAGGGGTCGGGGGGCGGctacaccattagctccagaggctccaacgGCCGCGCCTCCagttccccagccaggggcagatgATGGTACCCTGCGAGAGGCAGTTCAGCTATTGACTCgactggtagcggggcaggctcgcagacgcgggcggagggatgatgatgatgacaggcgtgacagcctgagggttcgagagttcctattttgtggccccccagagttttttgggtctaagcccgacgaggacccccatgactttattcgggggatgcggcgctcactagacttggtcagggcttcagagactgagtctgttgagttggcctcgcacagactacgggatgttgctgctcactggtttgagtcctgggagctatccaggggtgagggtgctgccccagctacttgggacgagttcgtggctgcgtttacccgccactttttgcccccagagttacggcgggcgcaggttgatcgatttttgcatctgcagcagaggggtcggagcgttcgtgagtataatttggagtttgattctctggcccggtatgcacctgccatagtagcagacatggccgatcggatgcacagatacgtgatggggttagaccgttatttgattgatggctgtatggcggtggcattgcagacagatatggatatcgcccgactacaggcctatgctctgggtatggaggaccgacacagggacgattattccagcagagatcgggacaggaggccgcccaagagggccaggtctgcaggatattctggagattcccgaggcagacagcctcagccgCAGCAGCAGTCTAGCTGGcattcttcccagccggcacagagcacacctccgcagttctcaggcaggagatttgatagcccagggtatttaggagcaggccagagctccggagtttcaggttcgcgggtagacaggagttccggtcagacgaggccacccaggcctcagtgttcttattgtgggagataccaccctggagagtgctaccgtgctacaggtgcttgttattcttgtggccgccagggccatactgtaagagagtgcccgtataagggtaatttgggaggtgcagcgcagcctaccgggtcagtcgcTGGGTCATCGTCTCCTTCgatagccatgcgccctgcggggcaggGTACGTCGAcatcagcaggccgcggcagaggtcgtggcggagctcccagttcaagcggtccttcgaaccgcatctatgccttgactagtcgacaggacccgAAGGCGCTACCAAACACGGATACAGGTATACTAATGTCTTTTTTCGAAATATAA